The following are encoded in a window of Rissa tridactyla isolate bRisTri1 chromosome 3, bRisTri1.patW.cur.20221130, whole genome shotgun sequence genomic DNA:
- the LOC128907624 gene encoding cytochrome c oxidase subunit 7A2, mitochondrial: MWRNLLGLRQISQRTISTASRRQFENRVPEKQKLFQEDNGIPVHLKGGVMDALLYRVTMGLTVFGTAYVVYELLVASMPKKQK; the protein is encoded by the exons ATGTGGCGGAACCTGCTG gGTCTTCGCCAGATTTCCCAGAGGACCATAAGCACTGCTTCACGCAGGCAGTTTGAAAATAGAGTTCCTGAGAAGCAGAAGCTTTTTCAG GAGGATAATGGCATTCCAGTGCATCTTAAAGGTGGTGTAATGGATGCTCTGTTGTATAGAGTCACCATGGGTCTGACAGTTTTTG GAACGGCCTATGTTGTTTATGAGCTGCTTGTCGCTTCAATGCCCAAGAAGCAGAAATGA